A genomic region of Amphiura filiformis chromosome 6, Afil_fr2py, whole genome shotgun sequence contains the following coding sequences:
- the LOC140154326 gene encoding extracellular serine proteinase-like → MDISAMSEGITTQVRHKYRKVLNGFSLRIPDQYVEWLQNLKGVEYVQEVGSFHLAGSAASWGLDRIDQRDQPTDGQYSPVAFGTGVNVYVIDSGIHLTHVDFEGRVTAFKDFINDGLDGGDCHGHGTAVAGVIGGTVYGVAKDVNLFSCRVHGCYGSTIGTKDFVIAAMDDIASRGTLPGVVSVTFTSAKDDTLDTATSNLIDMGFSVVAPAGNDNNDACLYSPGSVKEVITVGSIHPSDWRSSYSNWGSCLDVFAPGAGISSDWHTSDTATIAYSSTSMACAHAAGAAAKILGINPQLTPAEVHADIVASATPDKIPNPEPAAKPGSPNLILYSP, encoded by the exons ATGGATATCTCTGCAATGAGCGAAGGCATCACTACTCAAGTGAGACACAAATATCGCAAGGTTCTTAATGGCTTCTCACTGCGTATTCCTGACCAATATGTGGAATGG CTTCAGAACTTGAAAGGGGTGGAATATGTACAAGAAGTTGGTAGTTTCCACCTGGCAGGTAGCGCAGCTTCATGGGGACTGGATCGTATTGATCAAAGAGACCAGCCTACCGATGGTCAATATAGTCCTGTAG CATTTGGTACTGGTGTCAATGTCTACGTTATCGACAGTGGCATTCATCTCACACATGTTGACTTCGAGGGAAGAGTGACAGCCTTCAAGGATTTTATCAAC GATGGGCTAGACGGCGGTGACTGTCACGGGCATGGAACAGCAGTCGCAGGAGTAATAGGAGGAACAGTCTACGGTGTGGCTAAAgatgtcaacttgttttcatgcCGAGTGCATGGTTGTTATGGGTCTACTATTGGCACAAAGGACTTCGTAATCGCTG CTATGGATGACATAGCCTCTAGAGGCACCCTTCCAGGTGTGGTATCTGTAACGTTTACCAGTGCTAAAGATGACACATTGGACACGGCTACAAGTAACCTCATTGACATGGGCTTCTCTGTTGTCGCACCAGCTGGCAATGACAACAATGACGCGTGTTTGTATTCTCCAGGCTCAGTGAAAGAG GTGATAACGGTAGGTTCAATACACCCCAGCGATTGGCGTTCATCTTACTCTAACTGGGGATCTTGTTTGGATGTGTTTGCTCCTGGTGCAGGTATCAGCAGTGATTGGCATACTAGTGACACTGCAACTATTGCATACAGCAGCACTTCAATGGCATGTGCTCATGCAGCTG GAGCTGCAGCCAAAATTCTTGGAATCAATCCTCAGTTGACTCCAGCTGAAGTCCATGCTGATATTGTGGCTTCAGCAACACCAGATAAAATCCCCAATCCGGAACCTGCAGCGAAACCAGGCTCACCTAACCTGATACTTTATTCACCATAA
- the LOC140155954 gene encoding aqualysin-1-like, which produces MRTLIVLCVSLVAASAAIAPLRKAGEPVSGQYIVVLKDGVNLDQFISSMDISAMSEGITTQVRHKYRKVLNGFSLRIPDQYVEWLQSLNGVKYVQEDGLSRPMATSSWGIDRINQRDLPLDGDYSPSQHGAGVNIYVIDTGIHYTHVDFGGRTAFFEDFVNDGRDGADCNGHGTHCSGTAAGNIYGLANQANLFSSRVFPCSGGTTKAVIIAAMDGVAASGSLPGVVSMSLGGSQDDTEDEACRALIRAGYTVSVAAGNDNGDACRKSPAATAEAITVGATDSSDGRSSVSNWGSCVNIFAPGSSITSAWYTSDTASNTISGTSMATPHVSGAAAKLLGADPSMTPAAVKAQLESTATPDRVTFPRDSPNLLLYSP; this is translated from the exons ATGAGGACCTTAATTGTACTGTGCGTAAGTTTGGTGGCTGCATCTGCGGCAATAGCACCACTGAGGAAAGCTGGAGAACCAGTATCTGGACAGTACATCGTCGTTCTAAAG GATGGCGTCAATCTTGATCAGTTTATTTCCTCCATGGATATCTCTGCAATGAGCGAAGGCATCACTACTCAAGTGAGACACAAATATCGCAAGGTTCTTAATGGCTTCTCACTGCGTATTCCTGACCAATATGTGGAATGG CTCCAGAGCTTGAATGGAGTGAAATACGTGCAAGAGGATGGGCTTTCACGGCCAATGGCAACATCGTCATGGGGAATTGATCGTATCAATCAACGGGATCTACCATTAGATGGCGATTACAGCCCATCAC AGCATGGTGCTGGTGTGAACATCTACGTCATCGATACGGGTATCCATTATACTCATGTCGATTTTGGAGGAAGGACCGCTTTCTTCGAAGATTTTGTCAAT GATGGCCGAGATGGTGCTGACTGTAATGGACACGGCACCCATTGTTCTGGAACTGCAGCTGGCAATATTTATGGCTTAGCAAACCAAGCCAATCTCTTCTCTAGCAGAGTGTTCCCTTGCAGTGGAGGCACTACTAAGGCTGTGATTATTGCAG CCATGGATGGTGTTGCTGCGAGTGGAAGTCTACCAGGAGTTGTCTCTATGTCTCTTGGTGGTTCGCAAGATGATACTGAAGATGAAGCGTGCAGGGCATTAATTCGTGCAGGATATACTGTATCAGTTGCTGCTGGTAATGACAATGGGGATGCTTGTAGAAAGTCTCCCGCCGCTACTGCTGAG GCAATCACAGTAGGAGCTACTGATTCTTCGGACGGCCGTTCATCCGTCTCTAACTGGGGCTCATGCGTCAACATCTTCGCCCCAGGTTCAAGTATCACCAGCGCTTGGTATACCAGTGACACAGCCAGTAACACCATCAGTGGAACCTCAATGGCGACTCCCCACGTGTCTG GTGCTGCCGCCAAGCTGCTAGGAGCCGACCCCAGTATGACACCAGCAGCAGTCAAAGCTCAGCTAGAATCGACTGCCACACCGGACAGAGTTACTTTTCCAAGGGATTCACCAAATCTCTTACTTTATTCGCCATAA